One genomic region from Equus caballus isolate H_3958 breed thoroughbred chromosome 4, TB-T2T, whole genome shotgun sequence encodes:
- the TAS2R39 gene encoding taste receptor type 2 member 39, protein MMKTCGSPENKLSPFWITLVFTIIGAECIIGIFANGFIVAINAAEWIQNKAVSTSGRILLFLSVSRIALQSFLMLELTFSSTSPSFYNEDVVYDTFKVSFMFLNYCSLWFAAWLSFFYFVKIADFSYPVFLKLKWRISGLMPWLLWLSMLISLGNSVVFFKDIYTVYSNNSFPIPSSNSTEKKYFTETNVFNLVLFYYLGILIPLIMFILAATLLIISLKKHTLHMESNATGFRDPSMEAHMGAIKATSYFLILYVFNAIALFLYMSNIFDINSSWNISCKIIMAAYPAGHSILLIQDNPGLRRALKRLQARVHLYLKD, encoded by the coding sequence ATGATGAAAACCTGCGGTTCCCCAGAAAATAAATTGTCACCTTTTTGGATCACCTTAGTTTTCACAATTATAGGCGCTGAATGCATCATTGGTATCTTTGCAAATGGATTCATCGTGGCTATAAATGCAGCTGAATGGATTCAGAATAAGGCAGTTTCCACAAGTGGCAGGATCCTGCTTTTCCTGAGCGTATCCCGAATAGCTCTCCAAAGCTTCCTGATGCTAGAACTTACCTTCAGCTCAACATCCCCAAGTTTTTATAATGAAGATGTTGTATATGACACATTCAAAGTAAGTTTCATGTTCTTAAATTATTGTAGCCTCTGGTTTGCTGCCTGGCTCAGTTTCTTCTACTTTGTGAAGATTGCTGATTTCTCCTACCCCGTTTTCCTCAAGCTGAAGTGGAGAATTTCTGGATTGATGCCCTGGCTTTTATGGCTATCAATGCTTATTTCCTTGGGCAACAGTGTGGTCTTCTTCAAAGACATCTACACCGTGTATTCTAACAATTCTTTTCCTATCCCCTCCTCCAACTCCACTGAGAAAAAATACTTCACTGAGACAAATGTGTTCAATCTGGTTCTTTTCTATTACCTGGGGATCCTCATTCCTCTGATCATGTTCATCCTTGCAGCCACCCTGCTGATCATCTCTCTCAAGAAACACACCCTACACATGGAGAGTAATGCCACTGGCTTCAGGGACCCCAGCATGGAGGCTCACATGGGGGCCATCAAAGCTACCAGCTACTTTCTCATTCTCTACGTTTTCAATGCAATTGCTCTGTTTCTCTATATGTCCAACATCTTTGACATCAACAGTTCCTGGAACATTTCGTGCAAAATCATCATGGCGGCCTACCCTGCTGGTCACTCCATTCTACTGATTCAGGACAACCCTGGGTTGAGAAGAGCCTTGAAGAGGCTTCAGGCTCGAGTTCATCTTTACCTAAAAGACTAG